In a single window of the Danio aesculapii chromosome 20, fDanAes4.1, whole genome shotgun sequence genome:
- the LOC130213683 gene encoding small leucine-rich protein 1-like, with protein MCAVFLDELPGWFLWPGIFLPVTALLLLLIAFFSCELTHTEQQLAVCADPRQTAYLHCFRQQTEKRRHTPHTHKNR; from the exons ATGTGTGCTGTGTTTCTGGACGAGCTGCCGGGATGGTTCCTGTGGCCGGGCATCTTCCTCCCTGTGACTGCACTACTGCTGCTCCTCATCGCTTTCTTCAGCTGCGAACTCACACACA CAGAGCAGCAGCTGGCCGTGTGCGCAGACCCTCGACAAACAGCATATCTGCATTGTTTCAGACAGCAGACGGAGAAGAGacgacacacaccacacacacacaagaacagATGA